One Micromonospora sp. FIMYZ51 genomic window carries:
- a CDS encoding ferrochelatase — protein MSYDAVVLVSFGGPEGPDDVLPFLQNVTRGRGIPPQRLAEVAEHYQHFGGVSPINQQCRELLAAIRTDFAEHGLDLPVYWGNRNWKPMLADTVAQLRDDGVRRALAFVTSAYGGYSSCRQYQEDIIAARAAVGPDAPVIEKLRQFWDHPGFIEPHADAVRAALARLDPARRDSTRLVFTAHSVPVSMADTAGPHGGRYTAQLAETARLVHAAAAPDLPYDLVWQSRSGPPHVPWLEPDINDHLASLAGQGVTGVVVSPIGFVSDHLEVVWDLDTEALDTAKQLGLDFVRAGTPGVDPRFVTMVRELVQERIDPDGANLRRRLGELPMWDSCPTVCCVPPRRPS, from the coding sequence ATGTCGTACGACGCGGTGGTGCTGGTCTCCTTCGGTGGCCCGGAGGGGCCGGACGACGTGCTGCCCTTCCTCCAGAACGTGACCCGGGGGCGGGGCATCCCGCCGCAGCGGCTGGCCGAGGTCGCCGAGCACTACCAGCACTTCGGTGGCGTCTCGCCGATCAACCAGCAGTGCCGGGAACTGCTCGCGGCGATCCGGACGGACTTCGCCGAGCACGGCCTCGACCTGCCGGTGTACTGGGGCAACCGGAACTGGAAGCCGATGCTCGCCGACACCGTGGCGCAGCTGCGCGACGACGGCGTACGGCGGGCGTTGGCCTTCGTCACCAGCGCCTACGGCGGATACTCCTCCTGCCGCCAGTACCAGGAGGACATCATCGCCGCCCGAGCGGCGGTCGGCCCGGACGCGCCGGTGATCGAGAAGCTGCGCCAGTTCTGGGATCATCCCGGCTTCATCGAGCCGCACGCCGACGCGGTACGCGCGGCCCTGGCCCGGCTCGATCCGGCGCGGCGGGACAGCACCCGGCTCGTCTTCACCGCACACTCGGTACCCGTCTCGATGGCTGACACCGCAGGCCCGCACGGCGGCCGGTACACCGCCCAACTCGCCGAGACGGCCCGGCTGGTGCACGCGGCGGCGGCCCCGGACCTGCCGTACGACCTGGTCTGGCAGAGCCGCTCCGGCCCGCCGCACGTACCGTGGCTGGAGCCGGACATCAACGACCACCTGGCCAGCCTCGCCGGCCAGGGCGTCACCGGGGTCGTGGTCAGCCCGATCGGCTTCGTCTCCGACCACCTGGAGGTGGTCTGGGACCTGGACACCGAGGCGCTGGACACGGCCAAGCAGCTCGGCCTGGACTTCGTGCGTGCCGGCACGCCGGGCGTCGATCCGCGCTTCGTGACCATGGTGCGGGAGCTGGTCCAGGAGCGGATCGATCCGGACGGCGCGAACCTGCGCCGCCGCCTCGGCGAACTGCCGATGTGGGACTCCTGTCCCACGGTCTGCTGCGTACCGCCCCGCCGCCCGTCCTGA